A single genomic interval of Megalobrama amblycephala isolate DHTTF-2021 linkage group LG15, ASM1881202v1, whole genome shotgun sequence harbors:
- the amfra gene encoding autocrine motility factor receptor a — MPLLFLERFPWPSLQTYTALSTVLLAGTILSAYTTVRDSEYSSALTEDSHSGPDEEIKLDQLENFGNMATSVLLYLITDTLFVWVMVNTACCILMLIAKVIQCIVFGPLRVSEKQHLKDKFWNFIFYKFIFIFGVLNVQRVEEVVLWCLWFSLLIFLHLMVQLCKDRFEYLSFSPTTPMSSHVRVLALLVSVLTCCGGLAVLCALVGHLHGMHTVAFMAAECLLVTVRTGHVIIRYSIHLWDLNHEGTWENKSSYIYYTDFIMELAILCLDLMHHIHMLLFGNIWLSMASLVIFMQLRYLFHEVQRRIRRHKNYLRVIDNMESRFAVATPEELMANNDDCAICWDSMTTARKLPCGHLFHNSCLRSWLEQDTSCPTCRMSLNINEGGREREEGQREPLDDNIAAVPGTETRAHLNQHNHFFHFDGSRIASWLPSFSVEVMHTTNILGIAHANNSQLNAMAHQIQEMFPQVPYHLILQDLQLTRSVEVTTDNILEGRIQVPFPTQSVERTPIQGNTAAEESAGASSSSEVTAPEDFEVRGSRFSKSADERQRMLMQRKEELLQRARRRYLHKKPDEGDLFSSAAADNDDAMPAMEDEDSDSVTLRRRRLAAAAERRMQRQEPSPF; from the exons ATGCCTCTGCTGTTTCTGGAGCGCTTCCCCTGGCCCAGTTTACAGACGTACACAGCCCTGAGCACAGTTCTGCTGGCTGGGACCATATTGAGTGCCTACACCACAGTCAGAGACTCAGAGTACTCGTCTGCACTGACAGAAGACTCCCACAGCGGACCCGATGAGGAAATCAAGCTGGACCAGCTGGAGAACTTTGGGAACATGGCCACCAGTGTGCTCCTGTATCTCATCACGGACACTCTCTTTGTCTGG GTGATGGTGAACACAGCCTGCTGCATCCTCATGCTGATAGCTAAAGTGATCCAGTGCATTGTGTTCGGACCGCTGAGAGTCAGCGAGAAACag CATCTGAAAGATAAGTTCTGGAACTTCATCTTCTACAAGTTCATCTTCATCTTCGGCGTGCTGAATGTGCAGCGGGTGGAGGAGGTGGTGCTGTGGTGTTTGTGGTTCTCCCTGCTCATCTTCCTACATCTGATGGTGCAGCTCTGCAAAGACCGCTTTGAATAT CTCTCGTTTTCTCCCACTACTCCGATGAGCAGTCATGTGCGAGTCTTGGCTCTGCTGGTGTCTGTTTTGACGTGCTGTGGTGGTCTAGCGGTGCTCTGCGCTCTAGTCGGACATCTTCATGGCATGCACACCGTCGCTTTCATGGCAGCTGAG TGTTTGCTGGTGACGGTACGCACAGGACACGTCATCATAAG GTACTCCATTCACCTGTGGGACCTGAACCACGAGGGTACCTGGGAGAACAAGAGCTCATACATCTATTACACTGACTTCATCATGGAGTTAGCCATCCTCTGCCTGGACCTGATGCATCACATCCATATGCTG ctctttggaaacatctggTTGTCCATGGCTAGTCTTGTGATCTTTATGCAGCTGCGTTATCTCTTCCATGAGGTGCAGAGAAGAATTCGCCGCCACAAAAACTACTTGCGTGTTATTGACAATATGGAATCCAG GTTTGCTGTGGCAACGCCTGAAGAGCTGATGGCTAATAACGACGATTGTGCCATCTGCTGGGATTCAATGACTACAGCACGCAAGCTGCCGTGTGGACATCTTTTCCATAA TTCCTGTCTGCGCTCTTGGCTGGAGCAGGACACTTCCTGTCCCACGTGCCGTATGTCACTGAACATCAATGAAGGCGGGAGAGAGCGAGAGGAGGGACAGAGGGAGCCGCTGGATGATAACATAGCTGCCGTGCCAGGAACAGAGACCCGAGCACACCTCAACCAGCATAATCACTTCTTTCACTTTGATG GGTCCCGCATTGCCAGCTGGCTGCCAAGTTTCTCTGTGGAGGTCATGCATACCACCAACATCCTGGGTATCGCACATGCCAACAACTCTCAGCTCAATGCCATG GCCCATCAGATCCAGGAAATGTTTCCACAGGTCCCCTATCATCTGATCCTGCAGGATTTGCAGCTCACACGTTCTGTCGAGGTCACCACTGATAACATCTTGGAGGGCAGGATACAGGTGCCTTTCCCAACACAG TCTGTGGAGCGTACACCTATACAGGGAAACACTGCTGCGGAGGAGTCAGCGGGTGCCAGCAGCAGTTCAGAGGTCACTGCCCCAGAAGACTTTGAGGTTCGGGGGAGCCGCTTTTCCAAGTCTGCAGATGAAAGACAGAGGATGCTCATGCAGAGGAAGGAGGAACTACTCCAAAGAGCTCGCAG ACGTTATCTTCACAAAAAACCAGATGAAGGAGATTTGTTTTCTTCTGCTGCCGCTGATAATGATGATGCCATGCCCGCCATGGAGGACGAAGACTCCGATTCAGTGACCCTGCGGCGCAGAAGGCTGGCGGCCGCAGCTGAGAGACGCATGCAGAGGCAGGAGCCTTCCCCATTTTGA